In Jeotgalibaca arthritidis, a single genomic region encodes these proteins:
- a CDS encoding M20 family metallopeptidase codes for MQSFIQDKHKQDAIEALKTIISYPSYLQEDPSGETPFGKDIQDVLEKTLDICQGLGFRTHLDPEGYYGYAEFGQGEELLAVLCHLDVVPPGNPELWHSGPFEAVVKDGFIIGRGTQDDKGPSIAALYAMKALMDADVTFNKRVRFIFGVDEENLWRCLSKYNENEEKATMGFAPDATFPVTYAEKGLLQVKLHSKQASAYTLKAGEAMNVVPEEATYEGEWADQLAPYLEAAGTDFVQDGQKLTVKGKSVHSKNAPNGINAIVKLADALKEVDQSPALTFLSEAVQHDARGLAIFGELQDDVSGVLTCNAATLAIGTDETVIGIDIRYPVTIEKDLIVNHLQAAADKYGLEYEEYDFLRALYVPLEMPLVQTLMSVYQEKTGDMREAMVSGGATYARTMENCVAFGAQMPHAEATLHGPNERMALEDIYTAMAIYAEAIYRLVTQ; via the coding sequence ATGCAATCTTTTATTCAAGATAAACATAAACAAGATGCCATTGAAGCATTGAAAACGATTATTTCTTACCCATCTTATTTACAAGAAGACCCAAGTGGTGAAACACCATTTGGTAAAGATATTCAAGACGTCCTTGAAAAAACCTTAGACATTTGCCAAGGATTAGGATTCCGTACGCACTTAGATCCAGAAGGTTATTATGGCTATGCAGAATTTGGCCAAGGTGAAGAGCTATTAGCAGTGCTTTGCCATTTAGATGTTGTACCGCCGGGAAATCCTGAATTGTGGCACAGTGGGCCATTTGAAGCAGTTGTTAAAGATGGTTTTATTATTGGCCGAGGTACGCAAGATGACAAAGGGCCGTCTATTGCAGCATTATATGCAATGAAGGCCTTAATGGATGCAGACGTGACATTTAATAAACGTGTTCGCTTTATTTTCGGAGTCGATGAAGAGAATTTATGGCGTTGTTTGAGTAAATATAATGAAAACGAAGAGAAAGCAACGATGGGATTTGCTCCTGATGCGACCTTCCCAGTGACTTACGCCGAAAAAGGTCTATTACAAGTGAAACTTCATAGCAAACAAGCCTCTGCTTATACACTAAAAGCGGGCGAAGCGATGAACGTTGTGCCAGAAGAAGCGACTTATGAAGGCGAATGGGCAGACCAACTTGCACCATACTTAGAAGCGGCAGGCACAGACTTTGTTCAAGATGGCCAAAAACTAACGGTAAAAGGGAAATCTGTTCACAGTAAAAATGCACCAAACGGCATCAATGCCATTGTTAAGTTAGCAGACGCTTTAAAAGAAGTGGATCAATCACCAGCATTAACGTTCTTGAGTGAAGCAGTTCAACATGATGCACGCGGATTGGCTATTTTTGGCGAGCTTCAAGATGATGTATCGGGTGTTCTAACTTGTAATGCAGCGACACTAGCAATTGGCACAGATGAAACAGTTATCGGTATCGACATTCGCTACCCTGTCACAATTGAAAAAGATCTGATTGTTAATCACTTACAAGCAGCAGCTGACAAATATGGTTTAGAATACGAAGAATATGATTTCTTACGCGCTCTTTATGTACCATTAGAAATGCCATTAGTGCAAACATTGATGTCTGTTTACCAAGAAAAAACAGGTGATATGCGTGAAGCTATGGTTTCTGGCGGCGCAACTTATGCCCGTACGATGGAAAACTGTGTTGCTTTCGGAGCACAAATGCCCCATGCTGAGGCAACTCTTCATGGACCAAATGAACGTATGGCATTGGAAGATATCTATACAGCGATGGCTATTTACGCAGAAGCAATTTACCGTTTAGTAACACAATAA
- a CDS encoding ZinT family metal-binding protein, which yields MIKEFKLLARGLVFSVLLAGCGTQLTDSVEKEIEIGGLAKHYHTGDEVTLTASLDTVSNENRWAWFIREEEGEWQKVVGLTTEVFSREATIDELEVKAALLDNNEKIVLESKTVKVSVDDHHGSDEDTSRIYNGFFYNTEVADRTLKDWEGEWQSVYPYLEKGALDPVFEAKSSKSDTMNFDEYKEYYEVGYVTDIEHISIQNDTVSFTDISGETTTADYIYDGFEILVYEKGNRGVRFTYKKESGDTAMPQYIQFSDHIISPEKSGHYHLYWGDDRMQLLEEVTHWPTFYPAEYGEEEIVRDMLAH from the coding sequence ATGATAAAAGAATTTAAATTATTAGCTAGAGGCTTGGTCTTTTCAGTTTTGTTAGCTGGATGCGGTACACAGCTAACAGATTCAGTAGAAAAAGAAATAGAGATTGGAGGGCTGGCGAAACATTATCATACAGGCGATGAAGTAACGTTAACAGCATCGTTAGACACTGTATCGAATGAGAATCGGTGGGCTTGGTTTATTCGTGAGGAAGAAGGGGAATGGCAAAAAGTTGTAGGGCTCACAACAGAAGTGTTTTCTCGTGAAGCGACGATAGATGAGTTAGAAGTTAAAGCTGCACTCCTAGATAATAATGAAAAAATTGTTCTCGAATCAAAAACTGTCAAAGTAAGTGTTGATGACCATCACGGAAGCGATGAGGACACCAGTCGAATTTATAACGGCTTTTTCTACAACACGGAGGTTGCTGATCGTACATTAAAGGATTGGGAAGGTGAATGGCAATCCGTTTATCCCTATTTAGAAAAGGGTGCTCTAGACCCTGTGTTTGAGGCCAAATCATCTAAAAGTGACACAATGAATTTTGATGAGTATAAAGAATACTATGAAGTTGGTTATGTCACGGATATTGAACATATTTCTATTCAAAATGATACGGTTAGCTTTACAGATATAAGCGGTGAAACAACAACTGCTGATTACATCTATGACGGATTTGAAATTCTGGTCTATGAGAAAGGTAATCGTGGTGTACGATTTACTTACAAAAAAGAAAGTGGTGATACAGCGATGCCTCAGTATATTCAATTCAGTGATCATATTATTTCTCCAGAGAAATCAGGCCATTATCACCTATACTGGGGGGATGATCGCATGCAACTATTAGAGGAAGTAACGCATTGGCCAACATTTTATCCTGCTGAGTATGGAGAAGAAGAGATAGTCAGAGATATGTTAGCTCACTAA
- a CDS encoding helix-turn-helix domain-containing protein — MIKPAFDKPTSGETLKKIRMSKKYTQKFVTEGIISQSTYSKIERGEVEPTYSKFMALLKRLDVSPEEFNYLSNDHSQTDRDKIINDFFLLNYNNSADLVLIRSRIKRYLNSHKDYVLQDIFYICEALILINENRDYDQAVIFANKVWKRLEKFDRWFLMEIRLINTILFIFPIETAINISEKTVGILEEYSSREGKVLLNNIQINLALLLIRNKQYKVANKMLDTVIKRLKDEKNYYLLAFAYIRKGIALRLLTYKKSDFYLEKGLSLLELFEDPKLYEVLSTEIDFYTKKTPNAH, encoded by the coding sequence ATGATTAAACCAGCTTTTGATAAGCCGACATCCGGCGAAACATTGAAAAAAATTCGTATGAGTAAAAAATATACTCAAAAATTTGTCACCGAAGGCATTATTAGTCAGTCTACTTATTCAAAAATCGAACGTGGTGAGGTAGAACCGACTTATTCTAAATTTATGGCGCTATTAAAACGACTGGATGTAAGTCCAGAAGAGTTTAATTACTTGTCGAACGACCATTCACAAACTGACCGTGACAAGATTATTAACGATTTTTTCCTACTTAATTACAATAACAGTGCTGACTTAGTATTGATCCGTTCACGCATCAAGCGCTATCTAAACAGCCATAAAGACTACGTTTTACAAGATATTTTTTATATTTGTGAAGCTCTCATTCTCATTAATGAAAATCGTGATTATGATCAAGCCGTTATTTTTGCCAATAAAGTATGGAAGCGATTGGAGAAATTTGATCGTTGGTTTTTAATGGAGATTCGTCTCATTAATACCATATTATTTATTTTCCCCATTGAAACAGCGATTAACATTTCGGAAAAAACAGTTGGTATTCTTGAAGAATACAGTTCTCGTGAGGGAAAGGTCTTACTCAATAATATTCAAATCAATCTTGCCCTCCTTTTAATTCGTAACAAGCAGTACAAAGTCGCCAATAAAATGCTAGATACAGTGATTAAACGGCTGAAAGATGAAAAGAATTATTATCTACTGGCTTTTGCCTATATTCGAAAAGGCATTGCACTTCGCTTACTAACCTATAAAAAGTCTGATTTTTATTTGGAAAAAGGTCTAAGCCTACTCGAATTGTTTGAAGATCCTAAGCTATATGAGGTTCTATCAACGGAAATTGATTTCTACACAAAAAAAACGCCAAACGCTCATTAA
- the glnA gene encoding type I glutamate--ammonia ligase — MTKYTREDIVRMAEEENVRFLRLMFTDILGTIKNVEVPISQLKKVLDNKMMFDGSSIEGFVRIEESDMYLHPDLDTWLVFPWEIKQGKIARLICDVYQPNGQPFAGDPRSNLKRILKEMRDLGFTEFNLGPEPEFFLFKLDENGKPTMDLNDEGGYFDLAPTDLGENCRRDIVLELEALGFEIEASHHEAATGQHEIDWKYADAVEACDNIQTFKLIVKTVARKHGLYATFMPKPVYGIAGSGMHCNMSLFTEEGNAFYEESDRCGLSETAYQFLAGLLKHASGYTAICNPIINSYKRLVPGFEAPVYIAWSTHNRSPLIRIPESRGLSTRVELRSVDPSTNPYLALAVLLASGLDGIKNKLVAPAPIDRNIYVMNKEERYANDIHDLPTNLEDALLELQKDELVLEALGEHISRSFLEAKEIEVATYLSQVTDWELKQYLSAY; from the coding sequence ATGACAAAGTATACGCGGGAAGATATTGTAAGAATGGCAGAAGAAGAAAACGTCCGATTCTTACGCTTAATGTTCACAGATATTTTAGGAACGATTAAAAACGTTGAAGTGCCAATCAGCCAATTAAAAAAAGTATTGGACAATAAAATGATGTTTGATGGATCTTCTATTGAAGGATTTGTTCGTATTGAAGAGAGCGATATGTATCTTCATCCAGACCTAGACACTTGGTTAGTATTCCCATGGGAAATTAAACAAGGCAAAATTGCGCGCTTAATCTGTGATGTCTATCAACCAAATGGTCAACCATTCGCTGGAGACCCCCGCAGTAACTTGAAACGTATTTTAAAAGAAATGCGTGATTTAGGATTCACCGAATTTAATTTGGGACCTGAACCAGAGTTCTTCTTATTTAAACTAGATGAAAATGGTAAACCGACAATGGATCTTAATGACGAAGGTGGCTACTTTGACTTAGCACCGACAGATTTAGGAGAAAACTGCCGTCGCGATATCGTTTTAGAACTAGAAGCATTAGGTTTTGAAATTGAGGCAAGTCATCACGAAGCAGCGACTGGCCAACATGAGATTGATTGGAAGTACGCAGATGCTGTTGAAGCCTGTGATAATATTCAAACATTCAAATTGATCGTAAAAACAGTCGCACGTAAACATGGTCTTTATGCAACATTTATGCCGAAACCCGTTTATGGTATTGCAGGATCAGGTATGCACTGTAACATGTCTTTATTTACAGAAGAAGGTAATGCATTTTATGAAGAGTCTGACAGATGTGGTTTGAGTGAAACAGCATATCAATTCCTAGCAGGATTATTGAAACATGCATCAGGTTACACCGCAATTTGTAACCCGATTATCAATTCATACAAACGCTTAGTTCCAGGCTTTGAAGCACCGGTTTATATTGCTTGGAGCACACACAACCGTTCGCCACTGATTCGTATTCCAGAATCAAGAGGCCTATCAACACGTGTTGAGTTACGAAGCGTTGACCCATCAACTAACCCATACCTAGCCCTAGCAGTATTATTGGCATCAGGTTTGGATGGCATTAAAAACAAACTGGTTGCGCCGGCACCAATTGATCGCAATATCTATGTGATGAATAAAGAGGAGCGTTATGCTAACGACATTCATGATCTGCCAACGAACTTGGAAGATGCCTTGCTTGAATTACAAAAAGATGAACTTGTCCTAGAAGCATTAGGAGAGCACATCAGTAGAAGCTTCCTTGAAGCAAAAGAAATCGAAGTAGCAACTTACTTGTCACAAGTAACCGATTGGGAATTGAAACAATATCTAAGTGCCTACTAA
- a CDS encoding nitroreductase family protein, with translation MQTHVIDLLKKRRSIYNLGKNVSLSDDDISTLVKEAVKESPTSFNSQSSRVVVLFGDAHNKLWDITENQLRGQVPDEEAFKGTQEKLNTFRAGYGTVLFFEDQAVVEGLQEQFALYAENFPIWSEQSSGIASMNVWAAFTDNNIGASLQHYNPLIDADVQKEWDLPTSWKLRGQMPFGSIETLPAEKSYMDDQERFRVFK, from the coding sequence ATGCAAACACATGTTATTGATTTACTAAAAAAACGCCGTTCAATTTATAATCTAGGAAAAAATGTCTCACTTTCTGATGACGATATTTCAACGCTAGTAAAAGAAGCAGTTAAGGAAAGTCCTACGTCATTTAATTCTCAATCTTCTCGGGTTGTTGTTTTATTCGGCGATGCGCATAATAAATTATGGGATATCACTGAAAATCAATTGCGTGGACAAGTTCCTGATGAAGAAGCATTTAAAGGAACGCAAGAGAAGCTAAATACATTCCGTGCAGGTTACGGAACAGTTTTATTCTTCGAGGACCAAGCAGTTGTTGAAGGATTACAAGAACAGTTTGCCTTATATGCAGAAAATTTCCCAATTTGGTCTGAGCAAAGTTCAGGTATTGCCAGCATGAATGTATGGGCAGCATTTACTGATAACAATATCGGTGCAAGCTTACAACACTACAACCCGCTGATTGATGCAGATGTTCAAAAAGAATGGGATCTGCCAACAAGTTGGAAACTACGTGGCCAAATGCCATTTGGTTCGATTGAAACACTTCCAGCAGAAAAATCATACATGGATGACCAAGAAAGATTCCGCGTATTTAAATAA
- a CDS encoding APC family permease, with amino-acid sequence MKTEKKHYGLGTAVSMIVGICIGSGIFFKADDILGYAGGNVGLSILVFFIGACCVIFGNITLSQLAAQTDRSGGIVAYFETFISPKAAAAFGWFQMFAYYPSIAVVVSWVAGIYTVMLFHFPNTLEVQVGIGTFYLIAFHFLNYFSLRLGGIFQNMATITKLIPLIGIGIIGFFWRAPLPETTEILTVPAQNIGWGWLAALAPIAFSFDGWAVSTSITHEVKNAKRTMPIALTIGPLIVLAVYVAYFLGMVAIVGPDYILQHQDATIYHVGTMLFGPYGGSLILIFILIAVLGVVNGLVLGNLRLPQALAEKGMIPNSQRIKLIDKRTLLSPYAALTSAGISLVWMLVHYLSQKTAILSGGDVSEIAIVFSYITYIFLYHKVIKMSQAGVITNPIFGKVFPILGMIGSAIIVIGGIISNPTFVPIFLLICGCIFTGGYLYHRKAKS; translated from the coding sequence TTGAAAACAGAGAAGAAACATTACGGACTAGGTACTGCTGTCTCAATGATAGTTGGTATTTGTATCGGTTCAGGCATTTTCTTTAAGGCGGACGATATTTTAGGATACGCCGGCGGAAATGTCGGTTTAAGCATTCTGGTCTTCTTTATCGGTGCTTGTTGTGTCATTTTTGGGAATATTACACTCTCGCAACTGGCCGCTCAGACAGATCGGTCTGGCGGGATTGTCGCTTACTTTGAAACCTTTATTTCACCTAAAGCAGCTGCTGCATTTGGTTGGTTTCAAATGTTTGCTTATTATCCTTCCATTGCGGTTGTTGTCAGCTGGGTAGCAGGTATTTATACGGTTATGTTATTTCATTTTCCTAACACGCTAGAAGTTCAAGTAGGAATCGGAACGTTCTATTTAATTGCCTTCCATTTTCTGAACTACTTCTCCTTGCGTTTAGGCGGTATTTTCCAAAACATGGCTACCATTACCAAACTCATTCCTTTGATTGGAATAGGGATCATCGGCTTTTTCTGGCGTGCGCCTTTACCGGAAACAACTGAAATATTAACGGTGCCAGCTCAAAACATTGGCTGGGGGTGGTTAGCTGCTTTAGCGCCAATTGCCTTTTCATTCGATGGTTGGGCGGTTTCAACTAGCATTACCCATGAAGTGAAAAATGCGAAACGAACGATGCCGATTGCATTAACAATTGGACCGCTAATTGTATTAGCTGTTTACGTGGCTTATTTCCTTGGTATGGTCGCTATTGTTGGACCTGACTATATTTTACAGCACCAAGATGCAACCATCTATCATGTTGGAACGATGCTATTCGGCCCATATGGTGGTTCATTGATTCTCATCTTTATTTTAATTGCTGTTTTAGGAGTTGTTAACGGGTTAGTATTGGGGAACCTTCGCTTACCACAAGCTTTAGCTGAAAAAGGAATGATTCCGAATAGTCAGCGTATTAAACTAATTGATAAGCGCACCTTGTTATCACCCTATGCTGCCCTAACATCTGCAGGCATTTCCCTTGTTTGGATGCTTGTTCACTACCTTAGCCAAAAGACAGCCATTTTATCTGGTGGCGATGTGAGCGAGATTGCGATTGTTTTTAGTTACATCACTTATATTTTCTTATATCACAAGGTGATTAAAATGAGCCAAGCCGGTGTGATTACGAACCCGATTTTTGGAAAAGTATTTCCTATCCTTGGCATGATCGGTTCAGCTATTATCGTCATTGGTGGGATTATTTCCAACCCAACCTTTGTTCCTATCTTCTTATTAATATGCGGCTGTATTTTTACTGGCGGCTACCTTTATCATCGAAAAGCAAAAAGCTGA
- a CDS encoding MerR family transcriptional regulator yields MKEKELRRSMAVFTIGTVMKLTDLTARQIRYYEEQQLVQPQRTETNRRMYSLSDIDRLLEIKDYLSEGLNITAIRRIYQENRESTNRSQGEQEHHLTDEDVRRILYKEILDASGFNSLDKTKWKR; encoded by the coding sequence ATGAAAGAAAAAGAATTACGTCGTTCGATGGCTGTGTTTACAATTGGAACTGTCATGAAGTTAACGGATCTAACAGCGCGTCAAATTCGTTATTATGAAGAGCAACAGCTCGTGCAGCCGCAGCGCACAGAAACAAATCGGCGGATGTACTCGCTTAGTGACATTGATCGTCTTTTAGAAATAAAAGATTATTTGTCAGAGGGCTTGAACATTACTGCGATTCGTCGCATTTATCAAGAAAATAGAGAAAGTACGAATCGAAGCCAAGGTGAACAAGAACATCACTTAACAGACGAAGATGTACGCCGTATTCTCTATAAAGAAATTCTTGATGCCAGTGGGTTTAACTCATTGGATAAGACTAAATGGAAACGATAA
- a CDS encoding GNAT family N-acetyltransferase — protein sequence MWTLKSFDNLTTRELHAIYKLRTQVFVVEQNCPYQEVDDTDLNCQHLFQMDNEQLTAYARLITDSDCVRIGRILVHINYRKSGLGKALVREAIDVLQAEYPRLPIHISAQAYLKQFYESFGFQEQSDVYLEDDIPHIDMVLN from the coding sequence ATGTGGACTTTAAAATCATTTGATAACTTAACAACTCGTGAACTGCATGCTATTTATAAGTTGCGGACACAAGTATTTGTTGTTGAGCAAAATTGCCCTTATCAAGAAGTTGATGATACCGACTTAAACTGTCAGCACTTATTTCAGATGGATAATGAACAGCTGACTGCCTATGCCCGTTTAATCACAGATTCTGATTGCGTTCGCATCGGTCGTATCCTCGTTCATATCAATTATCGTAAATCTGGCTTAGGAAAAGCCTTAGTTCGAGAAGCCATCGATGTCCTTCAAGCTGAATATCCTCGTTTACCTATCCATATTTCAGCTCAAGCCTATTTAAAACAATTTTACGAGTCATTTGGCTTTCAAGAGCAATCTGATGTGTATTTAGAAGACGACATTCCCCATATTGATATGGTTCTTAATTAA
- a CDS encoding baeRF6 domain-containing protein, which translates to MKQLIKFPNEELLAAQGPFVTIYQSVELTLPNAEAEQVKFKNQLKKAQTQVKNECLGDDCDGLLHQLDQAPNDKKFWSIKKGSVAFFFTPKETFYYRLQTPVKDLIEFGDRPTILPIIEEFQYIENYYLLCLSNREMSLYRGALDQIERVELPDDAPTTLEIALGEELTRSQQLNAGGGGSGMIHGTNEKSDELDIDQENYYRAVDKYVFEHFSRDEQLPLVLFALTENQAVFRQLSKNSYLRDNKIEASPAQLDEKAIQKEAAKLISDLMTQRHSETIRRYEETTPQYKLGDQYQDLTSASLEGRIESLFIEKDVEIKGSIDENGRLGYEGNENFLNQLALNVLATNGKVYVLDRAKMPGLKDVAAILRY; encoded by the coding sequence ATGAAGCAACTCATTAAATTTCCAAACGAAGAACTATTAGCTGCACAAGGACCATTCGTTACCATCTATCAGTCAGTCGAACTCACACTACCGAACGCTGAAGCAGAGCAGGTGAAATTTAAAAACCAGCTCAAAAAGGCGCAGACTCAAGTAAAAAATGAATGTCTGGGTGATGATTGTGACGGCTTACTTCATCAGTTGGACCAAGCTCCTAATGATAAGAAGTTTTGGTCTATTAAGAAAGGAAGCGTGGCCTTTTTCTTCACACCAAAAGAGACCTTCTACTACCGTTTGCAAACACCGGTGAAGGATTTAATTGAATTTGGTGATCGGCCAACGATTTTACCTATTATTGAAGAATTCCAATATATTGAAAATTATTATTTACTCTGCTTAAGTAATCGTGAAATGAGCTTATACCGCGGAGCACTCGACCAAATTGAGCGTGTCGAATTACCAGATGATGCTCCTACAACGTTAGAAATTGCGCTCGGCGAAGAATTGACACGAAGCCAGCAATTAAATGCAGGCGGCGGTGGTTCCGGTATGATTCACGGCACTAATGAAAAGAGTGACGAATTAGATATTGATCAGGAGAATTACTATCGTGCCGTTGATAAATATGTGTTTGAACATTTTTCAAGAGATGAGCAATTACCACTTGTACTATTTGCTCTAACTGAAAACCAAGCTGTTTTTAGACAATTATCCAAGAATTCGTATTTACGTGACAATAAAATTGAAGCTTCTCCGGCACAATTAGATGAAAAAGCCATTCAAAAAGAAGCAGCTAAACTCATTAGTGACTTGATGACACAACGTCATAGCGAAACCATTCGCCGTTACGAAGAAACAACGCCACAATATAAACTAGGCGATCAGTACCAAGATTTAACTAGCGCAAGTTTAGAAGGGCGCATCGAATCCTTATTTATCGAAAAAGATGTGGAGATAAAAGGAAGTATCGATGAGAATGGCCGATTGGGTTACGAAGGAAATGAAAACTTCCTAAACCAACTCGCGCTCAATGTGTTAGCAACCAATGGTAAAGTCTATGTTTTAGACCGTGCGAAGATGCCAGGATTAAAAGATGTCGCTGCCATTTTGCGTTATTAA
- a CDS encoding VOC family protein gives MKPLIGIHHITAITSSAEKNYDFFTTILGMRLVKKTINQDDIQTYHLFFADDRGNPGTDITFFDFPGIQKAQRGTNEIFRSGLRVPNDRALDYWIKRFDHYAIKHSGIYEQFGRKVLDFQDFDEQLYQLISDEKDTGVASGTAWQNGPVPTEFGITGLGRVHVRIADFDFYKQVLENVLGFRETATDGSLHLFETGEGGNGAAMLVEHNTMLPQAGQGFGGVHHMAFRVEDRQHLEEWIERMHSFNFRTSGYVDRFYFESLYAVIANGILFEFATDEPGFIDDEESYEILGETLALPPKFRNNRQQIEKLVRHFDTTRSTKTFEKEYFGFE, from the coding sequence ATGAAACCATTAATCGGTATCCACCACATCACTGCTATTACGAGTAGTGCAGAAAAAAACTATGACTTTTTTACAACTATTCTCGGTATGCGTTTAGTTAAAAAGACGATTAACCAAGATGATATCCAAACTTACCACCTATTCTTTGCTGATGACCGCGGAAATCCAGGAACAGATATTACCTTCTTTGACTTCCCAGGTATTCAAAAAGCCCAACGCGGAACAAACGAAATTTTCCGTTCAGGACTACGTGTGCCAAATGATCGCGCCTTAGATTATTGGATAAAACGCTTCGACCACTACGCCATCAAACACTCAGGTATTTACGAGCAATTTGGCCGTAAAGTGCTTGATTTTCAAGATTTTGACGAACAACTTTACCAGTTAATTTCAGATGAAAAAGACACTGGTGTCGCATCTGGTACAGCATGGCAAAACGGTCCCGTACCAACAGAATTTGGTATTACTGGTCTAGGACGTGTACACGTTCGTATCGCTGACTTTGATTTCTACAAACAAGTTCTTGAAAATGTTCTAGGCTTTAGAGAAACTGCTACAGATGGTTCATTACACTTGTTTGAAACTGGCGAAGGTGGAAATGGCGCTGCTATGTTAGTGGAACATAACACTATGCTGCCACAAGCTGGACAAGGGTTTGGCGGCGTTCACCATATGGCATTTAGAGTGGAAGACCGTCAACATTTAGAAGAATGGATTGAACGGATGCACAGCTTTAACTTCCGCACATCTGGCTATGTAGACCGCTTCTACTTCGAATCACTATACGCGGTTATCGCTAACGGTATTCTGTTTGAATTCGCAACAGATGAGCCTGGCTTTATTGACGATGAAGAATCGTACGAAATCTTAGGTGAAACACTTGCTTTACCACCTAAATTCCGCAATAATCGCCAACAAATCGAAAAATTAGTCCGTCACTTCGATACAACACGCTCCACTAAAACATTTGAAAAAGAATACTTTGGTTTTGAATAG
- a CDS encoding NRDE family protein, whose protein sequence is MCLITFKIAQDPQYKLILAANRDEAYSRPTAHAQFWEEAPHLLAGKDLLANGTWLGITKQGKLAAITNCHQDNQFSPDPSKLSRGSIMTDYLLTDDSAESYLSKIQEKTANYQPFNVILGSVDHLYHLNSLDNQIQLLHDGIHSVSNASLNTPWPKVERTRADLAKTNDKTINQLFAMMMDQKPAADSQLDYLSNIPLEMKRAVSAPFIKTDAFGTRSTTLILVDYANHVTFIERTYYGDSYSDHSFQFTIE, encoded by the coding sequence ATGTGCTTAATAACCTTTAAAATTGCGCAAGATCCCCAATATAAATTAATACTGGCTGCTAATCGCGATGAAGCCTATTCCAGACCAACTGCTCATGCACAATTTTGGGAAGAAGCCCCTCATTTGTTAGCGGGAAAAGACTTACTGGCAAATGGCACTTGGCTTGGGATAACTAAACAAGGTAAGCTAGCAGCTATTACAAACTGCCACCAAGACAATCAATTCAGCCCAGACCCCTCTAAGTTATCACGGGGTTCGATTATGACTGACTATTTGCTAACAGACGATTCGGCTGAATCTTATCTCAGTAAGATACAAGAAAAGACAGCCAACTACCAGCCCTTCAATGTTATTTTGGGCAGCGTTGACCATCTTTATCACTTAAATTCTTTAGACAATCAGATTCAGCTTTTGCACGACGGCATCCATAGCGTTAGCAATGCTAGCTTAAATACCCCTTGGCCAAAAGTTGAGCGAACGCGAGCGGATTTAGCCAAAACGAACGACAAGACTATTAATCAGCTATTCGCTATGATGATGGATCAAAAACCCGCTGCTGACAGCCAGTTGGATTATCTAAGCAATATCCCCTTAGAGATGAAGCGTGCGGTTTCAGCTCCCTTTATTAAAACGGACGCATTTGGTACCCGATCAACAACGCTTATTTTAGTTGATTATGCTAATCATGTTACTTTTATCGAGCGAACTTACTATGGCGACAGCTACTCGGACCATTCTTTTCAGTTTACGATTGAATAA